A genomic region of Mycolicibacterium poriferae contains the following coding sequences:
- a CDS encoding Rieske (2Fe-2S) protein — translation MDKEKTSPAPAAGREPRLAQGREHVVATVDEIPSGTHKLVPIGRHGVGVYNVNGTFYAIANYCPHEGGPLCSGRARGRNILDESVPGDAVMVRDMEFIFCPWHQWGFELATGTTAVKPEWSIRTYPVRVVGNDVLVQA, via the coding sequence ATGGACAAGGAGAAGACGTCCCCCGCGCCGGCGGCTGGGCGCGAGCCGCGATTGGCCCAGGGCCGCGAGCACGTCGTCGCCACTGTCGACGAAATCCCCTCCGGCACGCACAAACTCGTGCCCATCGGCCGGCACGGCGTGGGGGTGTACAACGTCAACGGCACGTTCTATGCCATCGCGAACTACTGTCCGCACGAGGGTGGACCGTTGTGTTCGGGACGCGCCCGGGGCCGCAACATCCTCGACGAGAGTGTGCCGGGAGACGCGGTGATGGTCCGGGACATGGAGTTCATCTTCTGCCCGTGGCATCAGTGGGGTTTCGAGCTGGCGACCGGCACCACTGCGGTCAAACCCGAGTGGAGTATCCGGACCTACCCCGTCCGGGTCGTCGGTAACGACGTGTTGGTGCAGGCCTAG
- a CDS encoding amidohydrolase family protein codes for MKEFSDGARVPVIDASVHIFCQSNKDLRKNFLREPFRSRGFPDYEMDWYGAPGGEYADRTTGPDDRYPGSDPDVVAKHMFDDRGVDVAILHPMTRGIMPDRHLGTALASAHNEMMVTRWLEHSEFGEKFRGTLRVNPDDIAGALREIEKYKDHPRIVQLGIPLQSRELYGKPQYWPLWEAAVDAGWPVAVHFEVGSGIQMPPTPSGVTRTYEQFVGFTALNYLYHLMNMIAEGVFERSPALKFVWADGAADLLTPFIWRMDCFGRPHLEQTPWAPRMPSDYLPGHVYFVQGSLDGPGDVDFAGEWAGFTNKDDMVMYGSSYPHWQLNELSVPSTYTAEQRDKLCWRNAAQLYGIQSPALSASAAAQ; via the coding sequence TTGAAAGAGTTCAGTGACGGGGCCAGAGTGCCCGTCATCGACGCCAGCGTGCACATCTTCTGCCAGTCGAACAAGGACTTGAGGAAGAACTTCCTGCGTGAGCCTTTCCGCAGTCGCGGCTTCCCCGACTATGAGATGGACTGGTACGGAGCTCCGGGCGGTGAATACGCCGACCGGACGACCGGGCCCGACGATCGCTATCCCGGTTCGGACCCGGATGTGGTTGCCAAGCACATGTTCGACGACCGCGGCGTTGACGTCGCGATCCTGCATCCGATGACCCGCGGCATCATGCCCGACCGCCACCTGGGCACCGCTCTCGCCTCTGCCCACAACGAGATGATGGTGACCCGCTGGCTCGAGCACTCCGAGTTCGGCGAGAAGTTCCGAGGCACGCTGCGCGTCAACCCCGACGACATCGCCGGCGCCCTCCGGGAGATCGAGAAGTACAAAGACCATCCGCGGATCGTGCAACTCGGTATCCCGCTGCAATCGCGAGAGCTGTATGGCAAGCCGCAGTACTGGCCGCTCTGGGAAGCCGCCGTCGATGCCGGCTGGCCGGTGGCCGTGCACTTCGAGGTGGGCTCGGGCATCCAGATGCCGCCGACGCCGTCGGGTGTGACGCGCACCTACGAACAGTTCGTCGGCTTCACCGCGCTCAACTACCTCTATCACCTGATGAACATGATCGCCGAGGGCGTGTTCGAACGGTCTCCCGCGCTGAAGTTCGTGTGGGCGGACGGCGCGGCCGACCTGCTGACTCCCTTCATCTGGCGGATGGACTGTTTCGGCCGCCCACACCTGGAACAGACGCCGTGGGCGCCGAGGATGCCCAGCGACTATCTGCCCGGCCACGTCTATTTCGTCCAGGGCAGCCTGGACGGCCCCGGCGACGTCGACTTCGCCGGTGAATGGGCCGGCTTCACGAACAAGGACGACATGGTGATGTACGGCTCGAGCTATCCACACTGGCAACTCAACGAGCTGTCGGTGCCGAGCACGTACACCGCCGAACAGCGCGACAAACTGTGCTGGCGCAACGCCGCGCAGTTGTACGGGATCCAAAGTCCGGCACTTTCAGCCTCGGCTGCGGCACAGTAG
- a CDS encoding amidohydrolase family protein: MTVTANPRVPATERIAVRCVDSDVHPTPRRGELTQYIPEPWRSKYFLTRKVGDQIYYDAPDYAHSYAMRVDSFPPDGEFACSDPDLAFKQLIMEAGADIAILEPAAYPARIPEAEHAMAVALNDWQANHWLDSHNNWHERWRGSICVAIQQPEDGVAEIERWAGHPHMSQILIKAEPRPSWGNPKYDPIWAAATKHDIPVSCHLSRSHYDELPMPPVGMPSYNHDFMVTYSLLAANQVMSLIFDGTFDRHPNLRIVFVEHAFTWILPLMWRMDKLYEARKSWLDIKRKPSEYVKDHIKFTTQPLDYPEDKTELSRAFEWMECEKILLFSSDYPHWTFDDPRWLVKHLPEHAREAVMFKNGIQTYKLPDTVPALEGQVRVF; the protein is encoded by the coding sequence ATGACCGTCACCGCCAATCCACGGGTACCTGCCACCGAACGTATCGCCGTCCGGTGTGTCGACTCCGACGTCCATCCGACACCCCGCCGTGGCGAACTGACCCAGTACATCCCCGAGCCGTGGCGCAGCAAATACTTCCTCACCCGCAAGGTCGGCGACCAGATCTACTATGACGCGCCGGACTACGCGCACTCCTATGCGATGCGGGTCGATTCGTTCCCCCCGGACGGCGAATTTGCCTGCAGCGACCCTGATCTGGCGTTCAAGCAGTTGATCATGGAGGCTGGTGCCGACATCGCCATCCTCGAGCCCGCCGCCTACCCCGCGCGCATTCCCGAAGCTGAGCACGCCATGGCGGTGGCACTCAACGACTGGCAAGCCAACCACTGGCTGGACAGCCACAACAACTGGCACGAACGGTGGCGCGGTTCCATCTGCGTGGCCATCCAGCAACCCGAGGACGGCGTCGCCGAGATCGAGCGATGGGCCGGCCACCCCCACATGAGCCAGATCTTGATCAAGGCCGAGCCGAGGCCGTCGTGGGGCAACCCCAAGTACGACCCGATCTGGGCCGCGGCGACCAAACACGACATCCCGGTGAGCTGCCACCTGTCGCGCAGCCACTACGACGAACTGCCCATGCCCCCGGTCGGCATGCCCAGCTACAACCACGACTTCATGGTCACCTATTCGCTGCTGGCGGCGAATCAGGTCATGAGCCTCATCTTCGACGGCACCTTCGACCGGCACCCGAATCTGCGGATCGTATTCGTCGAGCACGCCTTCACCTGGATCCTGCCGCTGATGTGGCGGATGGACAAGCTCTACGAGGCGCGTAAATCCTGGCTCGACATCAAGCGCAAGCCCAGTGAATACGTCAAGGATCACATCAAATTCACCACCCAGCCCTTGGATTATCCCGAGGACAAGACAGAGCTGTCCCGGGCGTTCGAGTGGATGGAGTGCGAGAAGATCCTGCTGTTCTCCAGCGATTACCCGCACTGGACGTTCGACGACCCGCGCTGGCTGGTCAAGCACCTGCCTGAGCACGCGCGTGAGGCGGTGATGTTCAAGAACGGCATCCAGACCTACAAGCTGCCGGACACCGTACCTGCACTCGAGGGCCAGGTTCGGGTCTTCTGA
- a CDS encoding LLM class flavin-dependent oxidoreductase: MKVQPAAFLRTTLPLDLTVLERLDSGRYHSIWLPDHMVSFWPDSIWTPEFTDLAVASPSPHRHLDGMAVAAAAAVLTENVPLVTSVVDTVRRHPASLAQTALTIDHLAKGRFILGLGSGEAENIEPYGFDFDRPVSRFEEALHVIRLLWDSDGPVSFDGQFYRLQHARLDTEPYDGRFPPIWVGASGPRSLDIAGRYADGWWPAGAWTPEDYAQKLARVRGSAERAGRDPMAITPCFIQVCVMGRDDTALAEILEAPLVKSFLLQVSAELLSSFGFDHPMGEDWRGFHDIDPAVLTRDRIIDFLDRVEPEMILAVVPHGTPEQVAHTVKEYVDAGLRVPKILDYGAMAGLDHAAASADNVRAAEDELIALCGGVA, translated from the coding sequence GTGAAGGTGCAGCCGGCGGCGTTTCTGCGAACCACGCTTCCGCTGGACCTCACCGTGCTCGAACGTCTCGACAGCGGCCGCTACCACTCCATCTGGTTGCCCGACCACATGGTGAGCTTCTGGCCGGATTCGATCTGGACACCGGAATTCACCGACCTCGCGGTGGCCTCACCGTCACCGCATCGCCACCTCGACGGCATGGCCGTCGCGGCCGCTGCGGCCGTGCTCACCGAGAACGTGCCATTGGTCACCAGCGTCGTCGACACCGTGCGCCGCCATCCTGCGTCGCTGGCGCAGACCGCGTTGACGATCGACCATCTGGCCAAGGGCCGGTTCATCCTCGGTCTGGGTAGCGGTGAGGCCGAGAACATCGAGCCCTACGGCTTCGACTTCGACCGACCGGTCAGCAGATTCGAGGAGGCGTTGCACGTCATCCGCTTGCTCTGGGACAGCGACGGGCCCGTGAGTTTCGACGGACAGTTCTATCGACTCCAGCACGCCCGCCTGGACACCGAGCCGTACGACGGGCGATTCCCGCCGATCTGGGTCGGAGCCAGCGGACCCCGCTCCCTGGATATCGCCGGCCGATATGCCGACGGGTGGTGGCCCGCCGGGGCGTGGACTCCCGAGGACTACGCCCAGAAGCTGGCGCGGGTGAGAGGTTCCGCCGAGCGGGCCGGCCGCGACCCGATGGCCATCACGCCCTGCTTCATCCAGGTGTGCGTGATGGGCCGCGACGACACCGCACTCGCCGAGATCCTCGAGGCACCGTTGGTGAAGTCGTTCCTGTTGCAGGTGTCCGCAGAGTTGTTGAGTTCCTTCGGCTTCGATCACCCGATGGGTGAGGACTGGCGCGGCTTCCACGACATCGACCCTGCGGTGCTGACCCGGGACCGAATCATCGACTTCCTGGACCGGGTCGAGCCCGAGATGATCCTGGCCGTGGTGCCGCACGGAACGCCTGAGCAGGTGGCCCACACCGTCAAGGAATACGTCGACGCCGGCCTTCGGGTCCCCAAGATCCTGGACTACGGGGCCATGGCCGGCCTGGACCACGCCGCCGCTTCGGCGGACAACGTCCGCGCAGCCGAGGACGAACTGATCGCACTGTGCGGGGGAGTCGCATGA
- a CDS encoding sulfotransferase family protein has product MSGRLHADQMLARAESETGLSDYGDPTLPQRFGLVIDHLNTLGMDEDGCRRAADVCHGLLTSRLQFFEDRNRYPIADEVVERPMFVTGEPRSGTTLMHALMSVDPDARALRFWEVMYPSPPPGTADPDDPRRARADEDWREINAQMPKWLHSHPYNDMLGDGLPEDERTWAFDFRVLTPTAWWRVPMQTVVGGLPTDAAAQYRIHKAMLQQCQYRRLPKYWVLKGFHGFRLAEFFDAYPDAGLVWLHRDPIQVAASRTMMMADILEGIVGPVDLKTAAKTHLELTRASIANTMANPLVDDPRILHVRYTDFIADPVGTVRRYHRFCGRDLTGSAEAAMRDYLTHNKGDRHGKFRYSTTLLTDIGEDLGALHEEFRPFRERFGVEVETRD; this is encoded by the coding sequence ATGAGTGGACGCTTGCACGCCGACCAGATGCTCGCGCGCGCCGAATCCGAGACCGGATTGTCCGACTACGGGGATCCGACGCTGCCGCAGCGGTTCGGCCTCGTCATCGACCACCTCAACACCCTCGGTATGGACGAGGACGGCTGCCGTCGGGCCGCGGATGTCTGCCACGGTTTGCTCACCAGCCGCCTGCAGTTCTTCGAGGACCGCAACCGGTACCCGATAGCCGACGAAGTGGTGGAACGGCCGATGTTCGTCACCGGGGAGCCCCGTTCCGGCACCACGTTGATGCACGCACTGATGTCCGTCGACCCGGACGCGCGCGCCCTGCGATTCTGGGAGGTGATGTACCCGTCACCGCCACCGGGCACGGCGGACCCGGACGACCCGCGTCGCGCGCGGGCCGACGAGGACTGGCGCGAGATCAACGCGCAGATGCCCAAGTGGCTGCACAGCCACCCTTACAACGACATGCTCGGCGACGGGCTGCCGGAGGACGAGCGCACGTGGGCGTTCGACTTCCGGGTGCTGACCCCGACTGCGTGGTGGCGGGTACCGATGCAGACGGTCGTTGGTGGGCTGCCCACCGATGCGGCCGCGCAATACCGCATCCACAAGGCGATGTTGCAGCAGTGTCAGTACCGAAGGCTGCCGAAGTACTGGGTGCTCAAAGGCTTCCACGGCTTCAGACTGGCCGAGTTCTTCGATGCCTATCCGGATGCCGGCCTCGTGTGGTTGCACCGCGATCCCATTCAGGTCGCCGCGTCGCGCACGATGATGATGGCCGACATCCTCGAAGGGATCGTCGGGCCGGTCGACCTGAAGACCGCTGCGAAGACTCATCTCGAGCTGACCCGAGCCAGTATCGCCAACACGATGGCCAATCCGCTTGTCGATGATCCGCGGATCCTGCACGTGCGCTACACCGACTTCATCGCCGACCCGGTCGGCACCGTCCGCCGCTACCACCGCTTCTGCGGTCGCGATCTCACCGGCTCCGCCGAGGCGGCGATGCGTGACTATCTGACCCACAACAAGGGCGACCGGCACGGAAAGTTTCGCTATTCAACCACGTTGCTCACCGACATCGGCGAAGACCTCGGCGCGCTGCACGAGGAATTCCGCCCGTTCCGCGAGCGGTTCGGCGTGGAAGTCGAGACGCGTGACTGA
- a CDS encoding acyl-CoA dehydrogenase family protein, translating into MQLAFDSDVEEFRAEFSAFLDEHTPSAAETLERPRSVSHMPQWARDFQRLLFDNGWLLPAQPPEFGGRNATVLQTFVHAEELCRRRIYHSFNPQGVNIIAASLLTFGTDEQKHQWAVPVLRGERTASLGMSEPSAGSDLASLRTKAVRDGDHFVVNGQKVWTSGAHDADFLLTFVRTDPDAPKHKGISVLLIPTDLDGVVCRPFADMCGIDNLDFNEVFFTDVRVPAENLVGPLNGGWGVANGSLGHERTMMWLGFADRIANTIADFQPTNALERDALASSIMDYEALRLLGSVGIAKAARGEVDVASVSIPKLLGAEAEQRVEGLALEASGPDGLVHPATSGPYAHMNLDHYFASWFERYARSFGGTIAGGTSEIQRNIIAQQVLGLPRR; encoded by the coding sequence GTGCAACTGGCATTCGACTCCGATGTCGAGGAGTTCCGCGCCGAGTTCTCCGCCTTCCTCGACGAACACACACCCTCCGCGGCCGAAACACTGGAACGGCCGCGCTCGGTGTCGCACATGCCCCAGTGGGCACGCGATTTCCAGCGCCTGCTGTTCGACAACGGGTGGTTGCTACCGGCTCAACCGCCCGAGTTCGGCGGGCGCAATGCGACGGTGCTGCAAACGTTCGTGCACGCCGAGGAGTTGTGTCGGCGCCGTATCTATCACAGCTTCAATCCGCAGGGCGTCAACATCATCGCGGCGTCGCTGCTGACGTTCGGCACCGATGAGCAGAAACACCAGTGGGCGGTCCCGGTGCTGCGCGGCGAGCGCACCGCGTCGCTGGGAATGAGCGAGCCGAGCGCAGGTTCAGACCTGGCGTCGTTGCGCACCAAAGCCGTCAGGGACGGCGATCACTTCGTCGTCAACGGCCAGAAGGTATGGACGTCGGGTGCCCACGACGCCGATTTCCTGCTGACGTTCGTGCGCACCGATCCGGACGCGCCGAAGCACAAGGGCATCAGCGTCTTACTGATCCCGACCGACCTCGACGGTGTGGTGTGCCGCCCGTTCGCCGACATGTGCGGCATCGACAATCTCGACTTCAACGAGGTGTTCTTCACCGATGTCCGGGTACCGGCCGAGAACCTCGTCGGCCCGCTCAACGGGGGGTGGGGAGTGGCCAACGGCTCACTCGGCCATGAGCGGACGATGATGTGGCTGGGCTTCGCCGATCGAATCGCCAACACCATCGCCGATTTCCAGCCCACCAACGCTCTCGAGCGGGACGCACTGGCCAGCAGCATCATGGACTACGAGGCGTTGCGCCTGCTGGGATCGGTCGGGATCGCCAAGGCGGCGCGCGGCGAGGTCGACGTGGCATCGGTGTCCATCCCGAAGCTGCTCGGCGCCGAGGCGGAGCAACGCGTCGAAGGACTCGCGCTGGAGGCCAGCGGTCCCGACGGGTTGGTTCACCCCGCGACGTCGGGTCCGTATGCGCACATGAACCTCGATCACTACTTCGCGAGCTGGTTCGAGCGGTACGCGCGAAGCTTCGGGGGCACCATCGCCGGCGGCACGTCGGAGATCCAGCGCAACATCATCGCCCAGCAGGTGCTCGGCCTGCCCCGGCGATAG
- a CDS encoding acyl-CoA dehydrogenase family protein, translating to MLLEFDADQRLWQETVRDAVSKQCPASLIRDIAENGVDPAPLWTSYLEAGWTELTDPENAVELAIVLEELGRATDPTPFLATLSQFAPLVGDRFDPMSAGAAVFSGVSAIRDVDGWVLTGTDRFVLDGDRADRLAVVTPAGVFVVGADQVTTRRVDTFDPVLHVAEVSFSGIHVADSDRLSADTERAHHVALMGMAITMVGACQRILDLVVEHAKSRQQFGVAIGTFQAVQHKATDMYVAIERARALAYFAALTIAADDPRRRLAAAMAKASAGECQSLVFKHGIQLFGAMGFTWENDLQFALKRAKAGELLLGGAAEHRAMIAEEYGRDL from the coding sequence ATGCTGTTGGAATTTGACGCTGATCAGCGGCTGTGGCAGGAGACCGTGCGCGACGCGGTGTCCAAGCAATGCCCGGCCTCGCTGATCCGCGACATCGCGGAGAACGGCGTCGATCCGGCGCCGCTGTGGACCAGCTACCTCGAGGCGGGGTGGACCGAGCTGACCGATCCGGAGAACGCAGTCGAACTGGCGATCGTGCTGGAGGAGTTGGGCCGGGCCACCGACCCGACACCCTTTCTGGCCACGCTGTCGCAGTTCGCGCCGCTCGTCGGCGACCGCTTCGACCCGATGTCCGCCGGCGCCGCCGTCTTTTCAGGGGTGTCGGCGATCCGTGATGTCGACGGGTGGGTGCTCACCGGCACCGACCGGTTCGTGCTCGACGGCGATCGTGCCGACCGGCTGGCCGTCGTGACCCCGGCCGGGGTCTTCGTCGTCGGCGCCGACCAGGTGACGACGCGGCGGGTCGACACCTTCGACCCGGTCCTGCACGTGGCCGAGGTCTCCTTTTCCGGCATCCACGTCGCCGACAGTGATCGACTCTCCGCTGACACCGAGCGGGCCCACCACGTCGCGCTGATGGGCATGGCCATCACGATGGTCGGCGCGTGTCAGCGCATTCTCGATCTGGTGGTCGAGCATGCCAAGAGCCGGCAGCAGTTCGGCGTCGCGATCGGCACATTCCAGGCGGTGCAGCACAAGGCGACGGACATGTACGTCGCCATCGAGCGGGCCCGCGCGCTGGCGTACTTCGCGGCGCTGACCATCGCGGCGGACGATCCCCGCCGGCGGTTGGCCGCGGCGATGGCCAAGGCGTCGGCCGGAGAGTGCCAGTCGCTTGTCTTCAAGCACGGCATCCAATTGTTCGGCGCCATGGGATTCACCTGGGAGAACGACCTGCAGTTCGCGCTGAAAAGGGCGAAGGCAGGGGAGTTGCTGCTGGGCGGCGCCGCCGAACACCGGGCGATGATCGCCGAGGAATACGGGAGGGACCTGTAG
- a CDS encoding alpha/beta fold hydrolase: MPNKNIEINGGNVVYEILGKDGEFIVLTPGGRFSKDIPGLKPLAKKLVEGGYRVLLWDRPNCGKSDVQFYGQSESHMRAETLQQLITTLDIGPCILAGGSGGARDSMLTTMLYPELIRKLVVWNIVGGVYGSFVLGSYYIVPSILAVRGAGMKAVAQIAEWQERIADNPDNEARILSQDPDAFLKLMLRWLNAFVPKPGQTIPGVEDEMFDNITVPTLIIRGGENDLDHPKRTSLEVSCLIKGSTVIDPPWPEDAWERAGEARASGKVKRFNMFDTWVQAAPAILDFLGR; encoded by the coding sequence TTGCCCAACAAGAACATCGAGATCAACGGCGGCAATGTCGTCTATGAGATTCTCGGAAAAGACGGCGAGTTCATCGTCCTGACTCCCGGTGGACGGTTCAGCAAGGACATTCCGGGGCTGAAGCCGCTGGCGAAAAAGCTGGTCGAAGGCGGTTATCGGGTGCTGCTGTGGGACCGGCCGAACTGCGGGAAGTCCGACGTTCAATTCTACGGGCAGAGTGAATCACACATGCGGGCCGAGACTCTGCAGCAGTTGATCACCACGCTCGACATCGGCCCGTGCATCCTTGCCGGCGGATCGGGCGGCGCCCGCGACTCCATGCTGACGACGATGCTCTACCCCGAACTCATCCGAAAGCTCGTGGTGTGGAACATCGTCGGGGGCGTGTACGGATCCTTCGTGTTGGGCTCCTACTACATTGTGCCCAGCATCCTGGCCGTGCGCGGAGCCGGCATGAAGGCGGTTGCGCAGATCGCCGAGTGGCAGGAACGCATCGCCGACAATCCGGACAACGAAGCCCGCATCCTCTCGCAGGACCCGGACGCCTTCCTGAAGCTGATGTTGCGCTGGCTCAACGCATTCGTACCCAAGCCTGGGCAGACCATCCCCGGCGTCGAGGATGAGATGTTCGACAACATCACCGTTCCCACCCTGATCATCCGCGGCGGCGAAAACGACCTGGACCATCCCAAACGGACCTCGCTGGAGGTCAGCTGCCTCATCAAGGGCTCCACCGTGATCGATCCGCCGTGGCCGGAGGACGCGTGGGAACGTGCCGGTGAAGCGCGGGCCTCGGGGAAAGTCAAACGATTCAACATGTTCGACACGTGGGTGCAGGCAGCGCCGGCCATCCTCGACTTCCTGGGCCGATGA